From the genome of Thermococcus sp. 21S9:
CTGTCAACCAGAGGAGAGAATCAATTCCATGTGGTGCAGTGTCCATAAAACCCCCGCCACCAGACTTTCTAACATCGAGGAACCAAGTCATGTCCAAGCCTTCCAAGAATATTGGCGGCTTAACATACTCCGAAATTGCATAAATGTATTCCAACTTCCCTATTTCTCCGTTTTCAATCATGCTCTTTGCTTTTCTAAGGGGAATTGTGAATCTCGGATTGAAAGGCACCATCAGTTTAACTCCAGCTTTCCTAGCCGCTTTGATAATTTCGTCAGCATCTTCAAGAGTCAAAGCAATTGGCTTTTCTAGGAGAAGATGTTTCCCCTCTTCAATAACTCTAAGAGCAACTTCCTTATGGCGGTAGGTCTCGATTGCGACATAAACAGCATCAACTT
Proteins encoded in this window:
- a CDS encoding Gfo/Idh/MocA family protein; its protein translation is VDAVYVAIETYRHKEVALRVIEEGKHLLLEKPIALTLEDADEIIKAARKAGVKLMVPFNPRFTIPLRKAKSMIENGEIGKLEYIYAISEYVKPPIFLEGLDMTWFLDVRKSGGGGFMDTAPHGIDSLLWLT